A genomic stretch from Halobellus sp. LT62 includes:
- a CDS encoding disulfide bond formation protein B has product MSTRTQRLLGVTTAVAVVGTIGSLWFSLVLGLVPCELCWYQRILLYPLTVVLGVATIEDRPRVVLTVLPLSGLGVVVAAYHVVLQVRPTIGATCSVDGGCSAVLYPMLGGLLTIPRLSLIAFVLVTGLSVGVWLTRADA; this is encoded by the coding sequence GTGTCGACTCGGACGCAGCGACTCCTCGGCGTCACGACGGCGGTCGCGGTAGTCGGAACGATCGGGAGCCTCTGGTTCAGTCTCGTGCTCGGGCTCGTTCCGTGCGAACTGTGCTGGTATCAACGGATTCTGTTGTATCCGCTGACGGTCGTCCTCGGGGTGGCGACGATCGAAGACCGACCGCGAGTCGTTCTAACGGTGCTCCCGCTCTCGGGACTCGGCGTCGTCGTCGCCGCCTACCACGTCGTGCTCCAAGTCCGGCCGACCATCGGGGCGACCTGCTCGGTCGACGGCGGCTGTTCCGCGGTCCTGTATCCGATGCTCGGCGGCCTGCTCACGATACCGCGCCTTTCGCTGATCGCGTTCGTCCTCGTGACGGGGCTGTCCGTCGGTGTGTGGCTGACTCGCGCGGACGCGTGA